The following proteins are encoded in a genomic region of Brachionichthys hirsutus isolate HB-005 unplaced genomic scaffold, CSIRO-AGI_Bhir_v1 contig_317, whole genome shotgun sequence:
- the LOC137915064 gene encoding LOW QUALITY PROTEIN: adenylate kinase 9-like (The sequence of the model RefSeq protein was modified relative to this genomic sequence to represent the inferred CDS: inserted 2 bases in 1 codon; substituted 2 bases at 2 genomic stop codons), which produces MYQSNDRLTDSLMEDEVERERLLAKPTCFIIVGRPGVGKSTLAQKIAESWKCILIDDTDLLNAHIKNETKEGRELLEILSRGRSVPENMLLQLIVARLNSTDVQHYGYVLSCLPFMSEECLKIKEQIDLIKNLKLTPDFIVNIKCSDKDLIQRLSGLKQHPGTAQLYSRDQWQREKVFSQTENKDEEERVWTKNTPGEELQKDTIEQMVWTSENLESNALLRIHMYKDTILRPLEDYMMEHDPLYLLELDGNKTPEELHSFVLSRLGSLAINRVSVPVLLHQTDDEELPVDFEPEELLRVMSSSRTVAPGIRWRRSRWGQTCPVALKEGKVIPGKPELCVGFQDKLYVLSSQEALGKFTTNPRRYLLPPMPRLPCRVAIIGPPQAGKSTLCNLLAKHYTASVLDMEALVQPLLAKAEQERLGKIKEETTRIAVESIQMKIEQGGSQDSDVCSCLFFLVNEEHPEVQAIVLAALEEAKHVSTSPAGLYIQALESHVKEIEEIDIDAGFRSGWVLDNFPKNVSQMDILQQSGIVPDILFCLRDSDGSQVLKRLYEMNKQSVDAAISKRMQDEQSKRENQAFNHRASEVEARLAEQQTNLGTVAEETEEIPEQTDAISPVGPDTKREVTLPDCWESGYPDGPEMTDYKLQLQDFVTGWEHMQPGLPFTLSILEIGEKSPENLLQEMILQMQKPYQHVPWELSAVDMEEEAEDMVALSEWERAKDGSSDNDASEEEDAGDTATKRLLGDTLHFCPVALKNDNILWPCTDKFAAKYREKTSYFSTPEAMGAFLQNPTQFVAKAAPLKPPAVRIFLLGARGSGKTTHGEWLAQQLGIFYVQFREQLQTLIIAKTKQKVPHADEVDFDEAARGEEKTEMEGISAFSDDMEVRLDKDSLXRDXRRLLHHVVGNYLRCFLCAQQEVAFTDEENAIKSYLSAGDPLSPQILDMVLRPCWKEEPYISAGFILEGFPHNPEEVXMLQRQLFPDLVVIMAVDASDVQKRLLPTHLENWHERRDRRQRQQALRHELRKKNWEESIAKRRAELMAELVAKATNAKSISDEDEAAGGIEDEIEDLLGEEFPLEEDNKDSEDEESEDAASERLRNEIEERFLIDENSLIPVMEILSEQNIPQVTLRASRKLQTVRHQLLQKVQPWVSNRESLFQKCQPISPALAQRLLLSSYKLHSAFGCSDPVKQYKERDLIQSLQWPLNTAYPLIFHQNIYFFASKENRKTFMLSPLKYLKQPKPCPSLPIKMAVVGPPKSGKTTVAQMFAHKYGLARLSIGGVMRTVLNTQEHTDLAVQMKTYLSQGLVVPDELAVQCLEVALMSSVSSIRGYVLDGYPKTLKQAELLGSWCIMPMIIFEMELDTVEVLKRGQVDKMKLNKPHLTLDSSEILHNRNACYKEEVEHVRQHFQREYQNWVLLDGLKSKWWLWNRIIKEVSISMRYIHSYLERTCSRKAASINRLCITPKQLQNRLGEFGQYCPVCLALQYHLVDCSETAALSHASEYRRHYYRMCGTEHLERFLNSPDRFVAPTCPNPLPEPHLLPRKLTESQVKNRFPQQVEMKGFCPVTYLDGKQRYEALVRGKMEFAVQYSEQIYVFETKQKQDKFLRSPETYWDQKLPIKVPPLCEPAPLTSLPPLGYLEQGVAVAIIKAMTAVGCLKPKYPFLSTQRSALLYVAFYLKAFNHKTTNYTRQKYQKKLASFEENCALLPYLSSAMTGNYRPPSERPIDFEFKLNRFLTLGNSPDLDYCD; this is translated from the exons TGTTCAGACAAGGATCTTATCCAAAGGCTGTCAGGTTTGAAGCAGCACCCAGGAACAGCACAGCTGTACAGCAGGGATCAGTGGCAGCGTGAGAAGGTGTTTAGCCAGACGGAGAATaaggatgaagaagagaggGTATGGACCAAAAACACA CCTGGTGAAGAACTCCAAAAGGACACCATTGAACAGATGGTGTGGACATCAGAGAATTTAGAGAGTAATGCACTTCTCAGAATCCACATGTACAAAGATACCATTCTGAGACCGCTGGAG GACTACATGATGGAACACGATCCACTCTACCTGTTGGAGCTGGATGGAAACAAAACGCCTGAAGAGTTGCACTCA TTTGTTCTGTCCCGTCTTGGATCCTTGGCTATAAACCGTGTTTCAGTTCCAGTCCTCCTCCACCAGACTGATGATGAAGAGTTGCCAGTGGACTTTGAACCG gaggagctgctgagagTTATGTCCTCCTCCAGGACAGTGGCCCCTGGCATCAGATGGAGAAGAAGTCGCTGGGGCCAAACCTGCCCTGTTGCTCTGAAGGAGGGCAAGGTCATTCCTGGAAAACCTGAGTTGTGTGTGGG CTTCCAGGACAAACTGTACGTCCTCTCGTCTCAGGAAGCCCTCGGGAAATTCACCACAAACCCCCGACGGTATTTACTCCCTCCAATGCCCCGACTGCCTTGCAGAGTTGCTATCATTGGGCCGCCACAGGCAGGGAAGAGCACTCTATGTAATCTTCTAGCTAAACACTACACTGCATCAGTGCTTGATATGGAGGCTCTGGTGCAGCCGCTTCTCGCCAAAGCTGAACAGGAGAGGCTCGGGAAAATCAAAGAGGAGACGACACGGATTGCTGTAGAGAGTATCCAGATGAAAATAGAGCAGGGTGGCAGTCAGGATTCAG ATGTTTGCTCCTGCTTGTTCTTCCTAGTGAACGAGGAGCATCCAGAGGTACAAGCCATCgtgcttgctgctctggaagaAGCCAAACATGTGAGCACATCTCCTGCTGGCTTGTATATTCAGGCACTGGAGTCGCATGTTAAAGAG ATCGAAGAAATCGACATTGATGCAGGTTTCAGGTCTGGCTGGGTGCTGGACAATTTTCCCAAGAATGTCTCCCAAATGGATATTTTACAGCAATCAGGAATCGTGCCAGACATCCTCTTCTGTCTTAGAGACAGCGATGGAAGTCAGG TGTTGAAGAGACTTTATGAGATGAACAAGCAGAGTGTGGATGCTGCCATAAGCAAAAGGATGCAGGATGAACAATCTAAGAGGGAGAACCAGGCCTT TAACCACAGAGCGTCAGAAGTGGAAGCCCGACTTGCAGAACAGCAAACAAATCTTGGGACAGTTGCTGAAGAGACAGAAG AAATTCCTGAACAGACTGACGCCATCAGTCCTGTAGGTCCTGACACGAAAAGAGAAG TGACTCTACCTGATTGTTGGGAGTCAGGCTACCCAGACGGTCCGGAGATGACTGACTACAAACTACAGCTCCAAGATTTTGTGACTGGATGGGAGCACATGCAGCCAGGTTTACCTTTCACCCTCTCCATACTAGAGATTGGTGAGAAAAGTCCTGAGAACCTGCTTCAAGAGATGATCCTGCAGATGCAGA AACCCTACCAGCATGTGCCCTGGGAGCTGTCGGCGGtagacatggaggaggaggcagaggataTGGTTGCCTTATCTGAATGGGAGAGAGCAAAGGATGGAAGCAGCGACAATGAcgcatcagaggaggaggatgca GGGGACACAGCAACCAAGAGATTATTAGGCGATACCCTTCATTTCTGTCCAGTGGCTTTAAAAAACGACAACATCCTGTGGCCTTGTACAGACAAATTTGCCGCAAAGTACCGTGAGAAGACATCCTACTTCTCCACCCCAGAAGCCATGGGGGCCTTCCTTCAAAACCCCACACAGTTTGTAGCAAAAGCAGCTCCTCTTAAG CCTCCTGCAGTGCGGATCTTTTTACTTGGGGCTCGAGGGTCAGGCAAGACCACTCATGGTGAGTGGCTGGCCCAGCAGCTCGGCATCTTCTATGTTCAGTTCCGGGAGCAACTTCAAACGCTCATCATTgctaaaacaaaacagaaggtACCTCATGCCGACGAGGTTGACTTTGATGAGGCAGCGAGGGGAGAAGAGAAGACAGAGATGGAGGGCATCTCCGCCTTCTCCGATGACATGGAGGTCAGGTTGGACAAAGACTCCCTGTAACGGGATTAACGCCGTTTGTTGCATCACGTTGTAGGGAATTATTTACGATGCTTTTTGTGCGCACAGCAGGAAGTGGCATTCACTGATGAGGAAAATGCCATCAAATCCTACTTATCTGCTGGAGATCCACTGAGTCCACAAATACTAGACATGGTTCTGAGACCATGCTGGAAAGAAGAGCCGTACAT ATCTGCAGGCTTTATTTTAGAGGGCTTCCCTCACAATCCTGAGGAGGT CATGTTGCAGCGGCAGCTTTTCCCTGACCTCGTGGTCATCATGGCAGTCGATGCCTCAGATGTTCAGAAGCGTCTGTTGCCAACTCACCTCGAGAACTGGCATGAGCGACGCGACCGGCGTCAACGGCAGCAAGCGCTCCGTCATGAGCTGCGTAAGAAAAACTGG GAAGAGAGCATTGCTAAAAGAAGAGCTGAATTGATGGCAGAGCTGGTCGCTAAGGCAACAAATGCAAAG TCCATTTCTGACGAGGACGAAGCTGCAGGTGGCATAGAGGATGAGATAGAGGACCTGCTGGGGGAGGAATTTCCTTTAGAGGAAGATAACAAGGACTCTGAGGATGAGGAGTCTGAAGACGCAGCATCCGAGAGGCTGCGGAACGAGATAGAGGAGCGTTTTTTGATAGATGAAAACAGCCTGATTCCTGTGATG GAGATTTTGAGCGAACAAAACATACCACAAGTGACGCTCCGCGCGTCTCGTAAGCTACAGACGGTGCGACACCAGCTGCTCCAGAAAGTCCAGCCCTGGGTGTCCAACAGGGAGTCGCTCTTCCAGAAATGCCAACCAATCTCACCCGCCCTGGCACAGAGACTGTTGCTCTCTTCTTACAAGCTCCACAGTGCCTTTGGCTGTTCGGACCCAGTGAAG CAATACAAAGAGAGAGATTTGATCCAGTCTCTGCAGTGGCCTCTCAATACCGCTTATCCCCTCATCTTTCATCAGAACATCTACTTCTTTGCGTCTAAGGAGAACCGTAAAACATTCATGCTGAGCCCCTTGAAGTACCTCAAACAGCCAAAGCCCTGCCCATCCCTTCCCATCAAAATGGCTGTGGTTGGACCTCCCAAATCCGGAAAAACCACTG TGGCACAGATGTTTGCCCACAAATATGGCTTGGCCCGGCTTTCCATCGGAGGCGTCATGCGTACGGTCCTAAACACTCAGGAGCACACCGATCTGGCTGTCCAGATGAAAACGTATCTCTCACAGGGCCTCGTTGTGCCCGATGAACTGGCCGTTCAGTGTCTGGAGGTGGCGCTCATGAGCTCAGTCTCCAGCATTCGGGG GTACGTGCTGGACGGCTATCCAAAAACACTTAAGCAGGCAGAGCTGCTGGGATCCTGGTGCATCATGCCCATGATTATTTTTGAGATGGAGCTGGACACGGTGGAAGTCCTGAAGAGAGGCCAGGTGGACAAGATGAAActcaacaa GCCTCACCTGACGCTTGATAGCTCTGAGATCCTCCACAACCGTAACGCCTGTTACAAGGAGGAGGTCGAGCATGTCAGGCAACACTTTCAACGAGAATATCAGAACTGGGTCCTGCTCGATGGCTTGAAGAGCAAATGGTGGCTCTGGAACAGAATCATAAAGGAGGTCAGCATCAGCATGAGATATATCCACAGCTACCTGGAGAGGACATGCAGCA GAAAAGCAGCGAGCATCAACAGGCTCTGCATCACTCCCAAGCAGCTGCAGAATCGTCTGGGAGAGTTTGGCCAGTACTGCCCTGTCTGTCTGGCTCTACAGTACCACCTAGTGGACTGCTCTGAAACTGCAGCCTTGAGTCACGCTTCTGAGTACAGGCGACACTACTACAGAATGTGTGGCACGGAGCATCTCGAG cGGTTCCTGAACTCTCCAGATCGGTTTGTGGCTCCTACTTGCCCGAACCCTCTTCCAGAACCGCACCTGCTGCCAAGAAAGCTTACTGAGAGTCAGGTGAAGAACAGGTTCCCACAGCAAGTGGAGATGAAGGGCTTCTGCCCTGTCACCTATCTGGATGGAAAGCAAAG GTATGAAGCCCTGGTTCGAGGAAAGATGGAATTTGCTGTGCAATACAGCGAACAGATCTACGTGTTTGAGACAAAACAGAAGCAGGACAAGTTTCTGAG GAGTCCTGAAACCTATTGGGACCAGAAGCTGCCCATTAAGGTTCCTCCTCTTTGTGAGCCTGCACCCCTCACCTCCCTTCCGCCGCTGGGTTACCTGGAACaa GGTGTGGCAGTAGCAATTATCAAGGCCATGACAGCTGTCGGTTGTCTCAAACCAAAGTATCCCTTCCTGAGCACACAAAGATCAGCACTCCTCTATGTAGCCTTTTACCTGAAAG CTTTCAATCACAAGACTACAAACTACACCAGACAGAAGTACCAAAAGAAACTGGCATCTTTTGAAGAAAACTGTGCACTCCTCCCCTACCTGAGCTCAGCAATGACAGGGAACTACAGGCCTCCCAGCGAACGTCCCATTGACTTTGAGTTCAAACTGAATCGGTTCCTGACCTTAGGAAACTCGCCAGATCTTGATTACTGTGACTAA